The DNA region GCGCCGATCGCCTCCATGCGCGAGTGGTAATAGGTGCCCATGTTGCGCAACGGCAAATAGAACTCCGGCGCCAGCAGCAGCACGAAGAAGCCGTTCTGGAAATCCATATCGCCCCACATCAGGCGAAAACCGATCAGCACCGCGACCAGGGCGATGCTGACCGTGGCGAAGAACTCCAGCGCCAGCGAGGAAAGAAACGCCACACGCAGCACCGACATGGTGGCCTTGCGGTAGTCGTCCGAGATGCGGGCGATCACTTCGGCCTCGTGGCGGCTGGCGTTGAACAGCTTCAGGGTGGTGATGCCTTGCAGCATGTCCAGGAAGTGGGCGCTCATGCGCGCCAGCTTGCGCCACTGTTTCTGGTTCAGTGCCTCGGTGCCCTTGCCGATCAGGAACATGGCGAACGGGATCAGCGGCGCGGTGATGATCAGGATCAACCCCGAGACCCAGTCCTCGGGGAATACGAAGGCCAGGATGGCGAGGGGGATGAGCGCCGCCAGCGACATCTGCGGCAGGTAGCGCGCGAAATAGGCATCCATGGCCTCCACCCCGTCCACCAGGGTGTTGGCCAGCTCGCCGCTGCGCTCGGCGGCCAGACGGGTCGGCCCCAGCGCGGTGACGCGCCCGTAGAGTTCGTCGCGCAGGCCGACCTTGATCTTGACGGCGGCGCGCGCCGCAATCTCCTCGACCGCCCAGGCGACCACGAACCGGGCCGCGAACACGACCAGCAGCATGCCCAGCCAGGGCAGCACGCTGTGCAGGGCATGGCGCTCGATGACCACGGCGTTGACGATGCGCCCCAGGTAATGGGCCTGGACGATCAGCAGCAGGCCGCCGAACAGCCCGACCCCCACCGCCAGCATCAGCTCCCGACGGACGCTGGCCTGGCGGGTCTTGAGCCACTGCTTGGGGGTCATCGGGTCGGACATGGGCGGTTACGGGACCTGGGCGGCAAAGGGGCTGACTATACCAGCGCTGCGGGGCGCGAATTTTGACAATCCGCAAATCGCCGGGTTGCGTTAAAATATTGGATTCAATCACCCGACTCGCAAGCCCGGCCATGTCGCACGCTCCACACCCCCGCCACACCGTCCCCGTTCACGTCGGCCCCGTCCAGGTCGGCGGCGGCGCGCCCGTGGTGGTGCAGTCCATGACCAACACCGATACGGCCGACGCCGTGCGCACGGCCATCCAGGTGGCGGAACTGGCGCGCGCCGGGTCGGAGCTGGTGCGCATCACGGTGAACACCGAAGAGGCCGCCGCCGCGGTGCCCGAGATCCGCGAGCGGCTGGATGCGATGGGCGTGAGCGTGCCGCTGGTCGGCGACTTCCACTTCAACGGCCACAAGCTGCTCGCCAAATACCCCGCCTGCGCCGAGGCGCTGGCCAAGTACCGCATCAACCCCGGCAACGTCGGGCGCGGCAAAAAGCGCGACGAGCAGTTCGCGCAGATGATCGAGTTCGCCTGCCGCTACGACAAACCGGTACGGATCGGCGTCAACTGGGGCTCGCTGGACCAGGACCTGCTGGCGCGCCGGCTGGACGAGAACGCGCAGCTGGCCGAACCCAAGGAGCTGGAACAGGTCACCCACGACGCTCTGATCGAATCGGCGCTCTCCAGCGCCGCGCGCGCCGAGGAGCTCGGCCTGGGCCACGACCGCATCATCCTGTCCTGCAAGCTGTCCGGCGTGCAGGACCTGATCCACGTATACCGCGACCTGGCGGGCGCCTGCGACTATCCCCTGCACCTGGGCCTGACCGAGGCCGGCATGGGCGTGAAGGGCATCGTGGCCTCGACCGCCGCCCTGGCCGTACTGCTGCAGGACGGCATCGGGGAGACCATCCGCATCTCCCTGACGCCGGAACCTGGCGGCGCGCGCACCCAGGAGGTCGTGGTGGCGCAGGAGATCCTGCAGTCCATGGGACTGCGCTCGTTCACCCCGCAGGTCGTCTCCTGCCCCGGCTGCGGGCGCACCTCGAGCGACTACTTCCAGCACCTGGCCGACAAGATCCAGACCTATCTGCGCGACCAGATGCCGGTGTGGCGCAACCGCTATCCCGGCGTGGAGGACATGTCGGTGGCGGTGATGGGCTGCGTGGTCAACGGTCCGGGTGAGAGCAAGCACGCCAACATCGGCATCAGCCTGCCGGGCACGGGCGAACGCCCGGTCGCGCCCGTGTACGAGGACGGCGAGAAGACCGTGACCCTCAAGGGCGACCACATCGCCGAGGAGTTCCAGACCCTGGTGCAGCGCTACGTGGAATCCCACTATGCGGAATCCCGCAAGGCGGCGGACGGTTAATGGCCAGGGCGCTCTGGAAAGGCGTTGTGATCGCGGAAAGCGATGCCTGCCAGATCGTGGAGGGGAACCTCTATTTCCCGCCGGATGCGGTGAAGGCCGAGTTCCTGCTCTCCAGCGAGACCACCAGCTTCTGCCCCTGGAAAGGGTTGGCTCATTATTTCCACCTCGTGATCGACGGCGAACTGAATCACGACGCCGCGTGGTTTTATCCCGACCCGCAACCGACGGCCGAGAATATCCGCGATCACATCGCGTTCTGGCGGGGCGTCGAATTCAGCGACTGAGGCGCTGGTGGTAGTCGCGCACCCGGGTCTCGAAGGCCGCCCGGGCTTCGTCGTCTTCAAGCTCCTTCTCGTCGGCCACCGGCAGTTCGGGGTGCAGCCGGACGACCTCATCCGCATACATCCCCGCGCGATAGCCCCGTACCTGCCCTGCGTGGTCGTGCAGGGACGCGTCGCACAGCGCGCAGCTCGGCGAGCGGGCCTTGAAGACGTAGCCGGCGATCTCGCCGGGCAGCCCCGGCACCTGGCGCGCATAGCGCCGCAGCGACTCGGTCACGTCCAGGCTGCGATCCTCCACGCCCAGCACCCGCACGCCGTTGGGTTCCAGGACCAGTTCGATGGGCGGCCGGGGCACGCCCAGGCCGATCCCCACCTCGGGACAGATGCCGACCAGGTCGAAATCGTCCCCCAGGTTCTCGCAAACCGCGGCACTGCGCTTGTCCGTCCCGTCGTATCGCACCGCCTCGCCCAACAGGCAGGCGCTGACCGCGATACGGGGCCGTTCGGAATCATTCATGACGCATTCACCTCATTGTCCTGCTTCGCCCGGGAGGGATATCCGGCCGCCGGCCGTTGTCTCATGCAAAGGGCCTGCATCCGGTCTTCCGCTCCCTGCGTAATGTGAAGATAGACCCTGCACACCCGACATTCAGCACGGATGAGACCGCTCATGACACGTTGGCCCTTTATACGCAACATTATTCCGTTTTCGCTCATGGTCCTGGCGCTGGTCCTCGGCACCACGCACATCGCCGCGGCCGGCCCGACGCCGCAGTTTCCGTACGACGCACCGTGGTTCAACGTAAGCCGTCCGCTCACCGCCGCCGACCTCAAGGGACGCGTGGTACTGCTCGACTTCTTCACGCCCGGCTGCATCAACTGCATTCACATGATTCCGGTGGAGCACCAGCTCAAGCACCGCTTCGGCGACGACCTGCTGATCATCGGCGTGAACTCGCCCAAGTTCGCTGCCTCGCGCCAGAGCGCCAACATCGAAGGTTTTCTGCGTCGCTACGACATCCGCGACCCGGTGCTGACCGACGCCAGGATGACCCTGTGGCGGGACTACAACGTCTTTGCCTGGCCGACCCTGGTGATGCTGAATCCCAAGGGCCGCGTCGCCGGCACCTTTATCGGCGAAAAAAGCTATCAGGATCTGGCGCAGCCCATCGCCGAGCTGATCGACAAGGCGAAGCAAAGCGGCGAGCTGACCCGTCCGCCCCTGCCGCTGAAGCCCCTGCCCCCGCTGCCGGGACAACTGCTGCAGCCCGGCAAGGTGGCCGTGGGCGATAACCGGGTGGCGGTGAGCGACACCGGACACAACCGGGTGCTCATCTACAGCCTGCAAGGGAAGCTGCTCAAGATCGTCGGCGACGGCAAACCCGGCGATAAAAACGGCCCGGCCGCCACGGCCCGCTTTCGCAGCCCGCAGGGGCTGGCCTTCGGCCCGCACAGGCTTTACGTCGCCGACACGGACAACCAACTGATACGCAGCATCGACCTGAAGACTTACGCGGTGCAAACCCTGGCCGGTAACGGGGAGCGCGTCTACGGCGTGGAAAGCGAACACAGCGCCCGCGACGTCGGCCTGAACTCGCCCTGGGGGCTGCGCCGGGTGGGCGGCACCCTGTACATCGCCATGGCCGGCGACCACCAGGTCTGGCGCATGAACCTGAAGACCCGGCGCATTGGTCCCTACGCCGGCAGCGGCCGCGAAGGGCTCAGCGACGGTCCGCTGCAACGAGCCACGTTCGCGCAATCCAGCGGACTGGCCTATCACGGCGGCACGCTCTATGTGGCCGATCCCGAGGCGTCGGCGCTGCGCGCCATCGACCTCAAAAAGGGCTCGGTGCACACCCTGATCGGCCAGGGCCTGTTCGCCTTCGGTCTGCGCAACGGAGCGGCCGATACCGCCCTGCTGCAGCACAGCCAGGGCGTCGCCTACCTGGACGGCAGCCTGTACATCGCCGACACCTTCAACAACGCCATCCGCCGCCTGAACCTGAAAACCGATCAGGTCAGCACCGTCGTCGACGGCCTGGCCCAACCGGGCGGGCTGGCGGTGCTGGGCCCGCACAGCCTGCTGGTCGCCGACACCAATGCCGACCGCATCGTGCGCCTGGATACCGCCACCGGTCAGGTGATCCCCTGGGGCAGCCCCGCCACCCAGGCCACAGGGAGCACCAACTGAGCGTACCGGCGCCCGGAGCGGGCAGCCTATACTCCTGATATATCGACCGGCGGCCCGGTCAACCGGCCCGCCCGCCCCGTCGATCTGGGAGGGGGACTCATGATACGGCCCGCACTGTTGTTGTCCGTGCTGTGGCTGATGCCACTGGCGGCCATGGGACAGCCGCCCGCCACGGCCCGCATCGTCGAACCCGACTACGCCGCGCCCAAGGTCGTCTACGACTTCTACTTCGACGATCCGCGCAAGATCGACGCCGCCCTGTACTGGATCCGCTCGCTCATGAACCCGCTGACGGCCGCGCCATACGGCATGGCCCCGGAGATGATGGACATCGTCGTGGTCATCCACGGCACGGAGATCGTCACCCTGGCGCGCAAGAACTACCCCAAATACCACGACGCCGTGGAGCGCATGCGCTACTACCATCAACTGGGGGTGAGATTCCGCGTCTGTGCGCTGGCCGCAGCCGATTACGGCTATCGTCCGGAGGATTTCCAGGATTTCGTCGAAATCGCCCCTTCCGCATTCGCCGAACTGGTCTACTGGCAGCAACAAGGTTATGCCCTGATCACGCCCCGCATCCTGGACAAGCACTTCAGCGTAGAGGAAATCCGCTGACTCCTGCCCTGCCCGCCCCCGTTGACCCCGAGGGCCCGGGCCACTAGAATTCCGCCTCTCTATTCGGGCGGTTAGCTCAGCGGTAGAGCACTGCCTTCACACGGCAGGGGTCACTAGTTCGATCCTAGTACCGCCCACCACTTGCTTGTCGCACATGAAATGCCCGGTCGTATCGACCGGGCATTTTTTGTTTTGACCGGGGAGCCCGGCCGTCAGCCGGCTCAGGCCGCCGCCTGCTTGAGCGTGGCCATGTCGATCACGAAGCGATATTTCACGTCGCCTTTTTTCACGCGCTCGTAGGCTTCGTTGATATTGCGGATATCCAGCATCTCGACGTCGCAGGCGATGCCGTGTTCCGCACAGAAATCGAGCACCTCCTGGGTCTCCGGCATGCCACCGATCATCGAACCGGCCAGCACCCGGCGTTTGCCCAGCAGATTACCCGCATGCACCGCCGGCTCGATGGGCTGGACCAGCCCCACCAGGATGTAAGTGCCGTCGTACTTGAGCGTGTTCAGGTAGGGGTTGAGATCGTGCTGCACCGGCACCGTGTCCAGCATGAAATCCAGCGAGCCCGCCACCGCCTCCATCTGCCCCGCATCGGTCGAGATAACGACATGATCGGCGCCCTGCTTTTTCGCCTCGGCGATCTTGCCGGGGGAACGGGTAAAGAGCGTCACCTCGGCGCCCATCGCCTTGGCGAACTTGATGCCCATGTGACCCAGACCGCCCATGCCGACCACGCCGAGTTTGTCGCCCGGCTTGACGCCGAAGTGCCGCAGCGGGGAATAGGTCGTAATGCCGGCGCAAAGCAGCGGCGCCGCGGCGGCGGGATCGAGCTTATCGGGCACGTGCACGACGAAGCGCTCGCTGACCACGATGGAGTCGGAATAGCCGCCGTAGGTCCTGCCGTGGTCGTGCATATCCTCGCCGTTGTAGGTGGGGACCATGCCGCTCAGACAGTATTGTTCCAGGCCCTGCTGGCAGGCTTCGCATTCGCGGCAGGAATCGACCATGCAGCCCACGCCGACCGTGTCCCCGACCCGGAACTGCTTCACCTGATCGCCCACCGCCACGACGTGCCCGATGATTTCATGGCCGGGTACGACGGGATAAATGGTACGTCCCCAGTCATTGTTCACGAAGTGGATATCGGTGTGGCAGACCCCGCAATAATCGATCTCGATGGAGACATCGTCCGGACGTGGTTCGCGGCGTTCGAAATCGAACGGCGCCAACCCGGAAGTTGTGGATTCGGCTGCGTAACCCTGTGTTTTGTGCATGACGGAACATTCCTCATATCGATGGGTTATTAAGCGGAATGACCGTTCATGACGGCAAAAAGTTTCTCTCACGCACTGCCGGTAAGGAAAGCGAACAACACGCTCGATGAACGTTTTTGAATTCGATCAACGCATCATGCCTTTATACAAGGACTTATGGCGCCATCTTCATCCGGTTGCTCAGCCGGATTCGTCGCTCAGACGCGATACCTGCCGTGCAGCGGATATTGCCCCCAACAGTAGACAACGCCCCTTCCGGCACCATCGAACTCATTGACCGAATGGTTTGTCATACCTATTCACGAAACGCCGCCACGGCGCTTCGCAAAACGGAGGATAGGTGTCATGAAGAAACAATCCATCCTGACAGTCATGTCGGTCGGTGCGTTGCTGGCCACGCCCGCCTTTGCGGCGGGAAGCGCACAACAGGAGATTTCCACCGCCATCGAACACGCCGGATTCGCCTCGCAGGTCAAATCGACCGACAAGGTCCATCTGCACCTGCACCACGTGGTCAACTGCCTGGTCGGACCGCAGGGTTCGGGCTTTTATGCAAAAGCTGGCGACCCGTGCAAGGGCATGGGCAACGGCGCGTTGAACGACCTGATGGGACAGTCCATGGTCAGGAACGAACTGGAATCCGCCCTGCACGAGGCCAAAACGGGACTGAACGAAAACAGCTTCAGCGCCGCTCACATGACCGCAATGAAGGTCGAGAAAACACTCAAGGCCGCGAAAAACGACTACAAATAACCGGCGTTCGTTCGGACAGCCGTACGGTGAATACGCCGGCACGAAGCTGACGACAAGACAACCGGGAGGCGGTATCACATACCGCCTCCCGGTTCCGACGGAGGATCCGGTGCATCCCGTAACGACGGATCAATCACCAGAGAAAGGAGACACCCGATGAAGAAGAACCCCAAAGCGAAAAAAGCCGCCATGGCACTTGCGACCGGCGGTCTGCTCGGCCTCGCGGTCGGCGCCACGCCGGTCTATGCCGCCAACCCCTGCAGTCCCTGCTCGCCCGGCAAGTCCTCGCAGACCAATCCCTGCGCAATGAAAAACCCCTGCGCCTCGAAAGGCATGAAGAAAAGCAAAAACCCCTGCGCCGGCAAAAATCCTTGCGCATCGAAAAACCCGTGCGCAAGCAAGAATCCCTGCTCACCCGGCATGTAAGGGCATTCACTTCAAAGGGAGGCCGTACATACGATGCAGGAATCATCATCAACCGGCGGATCGGAATCCCGGCACGGCCTGCCCCCTTCACCGCCCCTGCTGCCGCCGGACCCGCGCGCGGTCGACGGCAGAGTGCGCGCTGACATGCTCGATGCGGGGTATGAGATTCGTGAATGCTACCGGGTGCTGGAAAAGGCGGGGCTGAACGTGGTGGGCGAAGTCCTGCGCGGTCAGGGCGAATTCATCGAGATGGAGCACTACCCGACCGACGACGTGCTGGACCGCGACACCCACAGCCAGTATTACTACCACGCCCATCGCGGTGCCCGGGACGAACACGGGCATTTTCACACCTTCATACGCACCGGCGAACTGCCCGAACGCATTCCGCCGTTCGATTATCCCCAGGCGAGTGAGTCCTGGCCGCATGAAGGCGATGCCGTCGCCCACCTCGTCGGGATCGCCATGGACGACTGGGGGTATCCCACAGGCCTGTTCGCCACCAACCGCTGGGTGACCGGGGAAACCTGGTATCCGGCCGAGTCCGTCATCGACCTGCTGCCCTGCTTCGCCATCGATCACGCCTACCCTTCCTGGCCGGTCAATCGCTGGATCACCGCCATGCTGCGCCTGTTCCGTCCCCACATCCAGGCCCTGCTGCGCCACCGTGACGAAACCGTCGCCGCCTGGCAGGCGGCCGCGCCGGGGCAGGATGTGTTCGAAGACCGGCGACTCGAAATAACCGGCTATATCCCGATCTCGGTCGATGCCTGGCTGGCGCAACTGGCGGAGTCCTGATTTCGCCTGCACGGTCGCACCCGACGCCCTGGCTGAGGACTTCCCCCCTCGCGCGGGTTGGATGGGGTATGGCTATCCTTGTTACTGTGTGCCTGAAGGCAACACCCCATTCCAAGGAGAAGCACCATGGTTGATGGTTTGACGACGGCCCGGATCAAGGAATTCAAGCAACTGCTCGAAAAGCGCCGGGAAGACCTGCTGGAAGCGATTCGCAACGAGTTGCTGCAGTCCGACAACGAGCAGTATCTGGAACTGGCCGGCCGGGTTCACGACGTGGCGGACGAAGGCAGCGCCGATCTGCTGGCCGACCTGAGTCTTGCTTCGATCGATCAGCATATCGAGGAGATCCGCGACATCGAGGCGGCACTGCTGCGCATCGCCAGCCTGTCCTATGGAATCTGCGAGGACTGCAGCACGCCGATCTCGGTCGAACGCCTCAAGGCCTACCCCACCGCGCGCCGCTGCCATCAGTGCCAACAGGTCTATGAGCGGACACATGTCC from Gammaproteobacteria bacterium includes:
- a CDS encoding ABC transporter transmembrane domain-containing protein, coding for MSDPMTPKQWLKTRQASVRRELMLAVGVGLFGGLLLIVQAHYLGRIVNAVVIERHALHSVLPWLGMLLVVFAARFVVAWAVEEIAARAAVKIKVGLRDELYGRVTALGPTRLAAERSGELANTLVDGVEAMDAYFARYLPQMSLAALIPLAILAFVFPEDWVSGLILIITAPLIPFAMFLIGKGTEALNQKQWRKLARMSAHFLDMLQGITTLKLFNASRHEAEVIARISDDYRKATMSVLRVAFLSSLALEFFATVSIALVAVLIGFRLMWGDMDFQNGFFVLLLAPEFYLPLRNMGTYYHSRMEAIGA
- the ispG gene encoding flavodoxin-dependent (E)-4-hydroxy-3-methylbut-2-enyl-diphosphate synthase: MSHAPHPRHTVPVHVGPVQVGGGAPVVVQSMTNTDTADAVRTAIQVAELARAGSELVRITVNTEEAAAAVPEIRERLDAMGVSVPLVGDFHFNGHKLLAKYPACAEALAKYRINPGNVGRGKKRDEQFAQMIEFACRYDKPVRIGVNWGSLDQDLLARRLDENAQLAEPKELEQVTHDALIESALSSAARAEELGLGHDRIILSCKLSGVQDLIHVYRDLAGACDYPLHLGLTEAGMGVKGIVASTAALAVLLQDGIGETIRISLTPEPGGARTQEVVVAQEILQSMGLRSFTPQVVSCPGCGRTSSDYFQHLADKIQTYLRDQMPVWRNRYPGVEDMSVAVMGCVVNGPGESKHANIGISLPGTGERPVAPVYEDGEKTVTLKGDHIAEEFQTLVQRYVESHYAESRKAADG
- a CDS encoding DUF427 domain-containing protein; amino-acid sequence: MARALWKGVVIAESDACQIVEGNLYFPPDAVKAEFLLSSETTSFCPWKGLAHYFHLVIDGELNHDAAWFYPDPQPTAENIRDHIAFWRGVEFSD
- a CDS encoding DUF523 domain-containing protein; translation: MNDSERPRIAVSACLLGEAVRYDGTDKRSAAVCENLGDDFDLVGICPEVGIGLGVPRPPIELVLEPNGVRVLGVEDRSLDVTESLRRYARQVPGLPGEIAGYVFKARSPSCALCDASLHDHAGQVRGYRAGMYADEVVRLHPELPVADEKELEDDEARAAFETRVRDYHQRLSR
- a CDS encoding DsrE family protein → MIRPALLLSVLWLMPLAAMGQPPATARIVEPDYAAPKVVYDFYFDDPRKIDAALYWIRSLMNPLTAAPYGMAPEMMDIVVVIHGTEIVTLARKNYPKYHDAVERMRYYHQLGVRFRVCALAAADYGYRPEDFQDFVEIAPSAFAELVYWQQQGYALITPRILDKHFSVEEIR
- a CDS encoding NAD(P)-dependent alcohol dehydrogenase, coding for MHKTQGYAAESTTSGLAPFDFERREPRPDDVSIEIDYCGVCHTDIHFVNNDWGRTIYPVVPGHEIIGHVVAVGDQVKQFRVGDTVGVGCMVDSCRECEACQQGLEQYCLSGMVPTYNGEDMHDHGRTYGGYSDSIVVSERFVVHVPDKLDPAAAAPLLCAGITTYSPLRHFGVKPGDKLGVVGMGGLGHMGIKFAKAMGAEVTLFTRSPGKIAEAKKQGADHVVISTDAGQMEAVAGSLDFMLDTVPVQHDLNPYLNTLKYDGTYILVGLVQPIEPAVHAGNLLGKRRVLAGSMIGGMPETQEVLDFCAEHGIACDVEMLDIRNINEAYERVKKGDVKYRFVIDMATLKQAAA
- a CDS encoding TraR/DksA C4-type zinc finger protein yields the protein MVDGLTTARIKEFKQLLEKRREDLLEAIRNELLQSDNEQYLELAGRVHDVADEGSADLLADLSLASIDQHIEEIRDIEAALLRIASLSYGICEDCSTPISVERLKAYPTARRCHQCQQVYERTHVQKGQPRL